Proteins encoded within one genomic window of Drosophila nasuta strain 15112-1781.00 unplaced genomic scaffold, ASM2355853v1 ctg17_pilon, whole genome shotgun sequence:
- the LOC132797721 gene encoding LOW QUALITY PROTEIN: villin-like protein quail (The sequence of the model RefSeq protein was modified relative to this genomic sequence to represent the inferred CDS: inserted 1 base in 1 codon; substituted 1 base at 1 genomic stop codon), translating into MESSINEQATTVENRARFFKRKVLSLYDSLVRLDASLSEVKLATFNSSELAVRFELLERAQASFELAQNALEEIDYNEIGSETRDNFDERFLEVKSRVRTHFDSRKRQLIRSPTLRRDETIEPSANGLGARANRRRLPELKLPTFGGDYKEVRPNTIPDLKVDATFRKVPRHALTFELWKIDEDRLEAVARAQYGTFYDNCEYIIYASSLVGHCANHETITREQKPNVPLERYIHYWLGSNVSEQNRSNVVHKIQQLNSYLGNVASIYREMQNHESARFLSYFKKGYDVLSGALINSVQKVRLFQLYGRKTERRSALAWVQRQRGKDSRTICIVGDGYEQSMSAEHKQAXNMVLPLQQRRIFQSNQQLDSNSYDSKTNDDINGSSNKFRIYKCNQRGRLHLDQLHVGMPSKDDLSDAHGVYLLDNYGQSIWLWVGAQATQADALTAMSNGRAFVKXKKYANSTLVVRMLERQEPVEFKRLFGNWLTVWQDSTRGHKPVSTKLGKLDAVLLCELPKMAADTQLVDDGRGERVLYRIFGDQLVELPATKVTFFTTNASYVVKYTVQCATVVAADLASVGVKSIIYQWNGSEASAETIAKADSFAMTSFESMQGAEAMFVQLYEFDETPYFLQLFEGKLIIMRGQRSELLHSNNNHNWDFKTNIMLETFLLKIYGDASYNSKAVEEHPLSAISSKDCYVIKTNHAWVWCGQSSTGDAREMAKSVGALLGESSLMLEGKESKEFWQSVSMYFNQTRHQWAIVWQHPESHK; encoded by the exons ATGGAAAGCTCGATAAACGAGCAAGCAACTACTGTCGAAAATCGCGCGCGGTTTTTCAAGCGGAAGGTTCTATCGCTCTATGATAGCCTTGTGAGACTCGATGCGTCGCTTTCTGAAGTTAAGCTAGCTACATTTAATTCATCTGAATTAGCAGTACGGTTTGAGCTATTAGAACGTGCTCAAGCTTCATTTGAGTTAGCTCAGAATGCGCTGGAGGAGATTGACTATAATGAGATCGGTAGTGAAACGCGTGACAATTTCGATGAGCGTTTTCTTGAAGTGAAATCGCGTGTTCGGACGCATTTTGACAGTCGTAAGCGTCAATTGATTCGGTCGCCCACATTGCGGCGTGATGAGACTATCGAACCTTCGGCTAATGGCCTCGGTGCCCGCGCTAATAGACGTCGTCTACCCGAGCTCAAGCTTCCCACGTTCGGTGGAGATTATAAGGAGGTGCGTCCAAACACAATACCCGACTTGAAGGTGGATGCCACATTCCGCAAGGTGCCGAGGCATGCGTTAACCTTTGAGCTGTGGAAGATCGACGAGGATCGCCTAGAAGCCGTTGCTCGAGCACAATATGGAACATTCTACGACAACTGTGAGTACATCATTTATGCATCGAGTTTAGTGGGACACTGTGCGAATCACGAGACCATCACACGCGAGCAAAAGCCGAATGTGCCGTTGGAGCGTTACATACATTATTGGCTGGGCAGCAATGTCAGCGAACAGAATCGCTCGAATGTTGTGCACAAGATTCAGCAGCTAAACTCGTATCTAGGCAATGTGGCGTCTATTTATCGCGAGATGCAGAATCACGAAAGCGCACGCTTTCTCTCCTACTTCAAGAAGGGCTACGATGTACTCTCTGGCGCCTTGATCAACTCGGTTCAAAAGGTGCGCCTCTTTCAGCTGTACGGTCGCAAGACTGAGCGTCGAAGTGCGCTCGCCTGGGTGCAGCGACAGCGTGGCAAGGATTCTCGCACTATTTGCATCGTTGGCGATGGCTACGAGCAGTCGATGAGTGCGGAGCACAAGCAGGCATGAAATATGGTATTGCCACTGCAGCAACGTCGTATCTTTCAATCCAATCAGCAGCTGGACAGCAACAGTTATGACTCCAAGACGAATGACGATatcaatggcagcagcaacaagtttCGCATTTACAAGTGCAATCAACGTGGGCGATTGCATCTCGATCAACTGCACGTGGGCATGCCCAGCAAGGATGATCTAAGCGATGCGCATGGCGTCTATCTGCTCGACAACTATGGTCAAAGCATTTGGCTGTGGGTTGGCGCCCAAGCCACTCAAGCGGATGCTCTCACGGCCATGAGCAATGGGCGTGCATTTGTAA AAAAGAAGTATGCAAACAGCACGCTCGTGGTGCGTATGCTCGAGAGACAGGAACCCGTGGAGTTTAAGCGTTTGTTTGGCAACTGGCTGACGGTGTGGCAGGATAGTACACGAGGCCACAAGCCTGTTTCCACCAAGCTTGGCAAGTTGGATGCGGTTCTGCTGTGCGAACTCCCCAAGATGGCAGCGGACACACAGTTGGTGGACGATGGACGTGGCGAGCGTGTTTTGTATCGCATCTTTGGCGATCAACTGGTCGAGCTGCCGGCCACCAAAGTGACGTTCTTCACCACCAACGCCTCCTATGTGGTCAAGTACACCGTTCAGTGTGCCACCGTTGTGGCCGCTGATCTGGCCAGTGTGGGCGTCAAGAGCATCATCTACCAGTGGAACGGTTCGGAGGCATCTGCGGAGACAATTGCCAAGGCAGATAGCTTTGCCATGACTAGTTTCGAGTCGATGCAAGGTGCGGAGGCGATGTTTGTGCAGCTCTACGAGTTCGATGAGACGCCATATTTCTTGCAGCTCTTCGAGGGCAAACTGATCATAATGCGAGGTCAACGCAGCGAGCTGCTGCACTCCAATAACAATCACAATTGGGACTTCAAGACCAATATTATGCTGGAGACCTTTTTGCTGAAGATCTATGGCGATGCCAGCTACAACTCCAAGGCTGTCGAAGAGCATCCATTGTCAGCGATCAGCTCCAAGGATTGCTATGTCATCAAGACGAATCATGCGTGGGTCTGGTGTGGACAGAGCAGCACTGGCGATGCTCGGGAGATGGCCAAATCGGTGGGCGCACTACTGGGCGAAAGTTCGCTGATGCTGGAGGGCAAGGAGAGCAAAGAGTTCTGGCAATCGGTGTCAATGTACTTCAATCAGACTCGTCATCAATGGGCAATCGTGTGGCAGCACCCGGAGagccataaataa